The Intrasporangium calvum DSM 43043 sequence GCGTCGCCGTAGCGGGCGACGTCCTCGGGCGTGGGAAAGTCCCCACCTGGCGCCGACCAGTCGCGGAGCAGCCCGCCCACGTAGTCATGCGACCGCGTCATCGCCCGCTCCGGCCCGAACGGCCGCTGCAGCGAGACGATCCACGAGGAGGCGGCCCGCTGCTTCCGGTTGAGCCACGACGCACGCCGCATGACGCGGGGGTGCGGCATCGAGAGCGACGCGACGGCGGTCGTCTCGTCGGGCCGCAGCGCCGGCATCGCCCAAGCGATCCAGCCGCCGAGCCCCTGCCCGACGATCGTGGCCTCGGCCTCGCCGAGGGCGCGGATCACCGACGCCGCATCGAGCGTCGCCGTGTAGGTGTCGTAGCCGCGGGGTGGCTTGTCGGAGCCGCCGTAACCGCGCAGGTCCATCGCGGCGACCCGGTACCCCGCCTCGGCGAGCGAGACCATCTGGTGGCGCCACGTGTACCAGAACTGCGGGTAGCCGTGCAGCATGAGGACGAGCGGTCCGTCCCCCAGCTCGGCGACGTGGAAGCGCGCGCCGTTCGCAGCGACGTGTCGGTGCTGCCACGGTCCGTCGATCTCGACGAAGGCAGCGTCGACCGGCATGAGTGGAGGGTAGCGGTCCGATCAGGGATTGGTCGTATCGGACCTCGTCCCGTCGCTGGCTGCAGTGACGGGCGTGCCCGAGGGGAGGGTCGCGGTCGACGGCCGGTCCCACTCAGGTCGGGGTGCGGCGGCCATCGTGCCGGGGTTGGCGGTGGCGGCCTTGAGCGCGGCGACCGTCTGCTGGGCCTCGGCGACGGCCTTCTTGGGGGTCGGCTCGACGGTCTTCATCTTGCGGATGCCCGCCATCGCGAGGATGCCGGCGACGAGGAGCATGAGGACGGTGATGATGAGCCACGCCGCCCAGCGGGGGAGCCAGATGTCGAGGACCTCGACGAGCGTCGTGAAGACGAAGTAGACGGCGTAGAAGCCGAGCACGGCCGCAGCGGCGAGGAGCCCCCCGCCCTTCCCGGCCTTCTTCAGCTGGCCGGACACCTCCGCCTTGGCCAGGGCGATCTCCCCTCGGACCAGCGTCGACATGTCCTGGGTCGCGGCGGCGACCAGCTGCCCGAGCGTCCGCTCCTGCCGGGGGTCCGTGCTCATCGGTTCACTCCTCCACGTGATCGGCTGCGCGCGCGGCGCTTGCTCCTGCCACCCTACTGTGCGGTGCACAGGGGTGCTTCGGGCGACGCGCGTGCGGCCGCCCGGTGGGACCCGTACCCACAACCGGGCGTATGCCGCTGAGCTCGCTCCGCGCGCCCGTGCCGTCGGGCGCCTCCCGCCCTGGGGAGGGCCGGGCGGGCTGGCGGGCTGGCGCGGCTGGCGCCGCTAGCGGCGCGTGAAGTGGCCGGTCAGCGTGGCCGTGGCGAGCGTGTGCGAGCTGACTGCCGCGTTGAACTCGTCGAGCGTGGCGCCCGGAGGGATGTTCGGGGCCGCGATGTCCAGGGCGTGGAGCGTGAACACGTAGTCGTGCGTGCCCGACGGCGGGAAGGGGCCGGCGTAGGCCCGCACCTGGCGGGTGCCCTCCGGCAGACCACGGGCGGCGGCCCCCTCCATGAAGGTCGTCGTCGTCGGACGGATGTCGCAGACCATCCAGTGGACGTAGCCCCGGGCGACGGGATGCCAGTCCACGACGGTGAGGGCGAAGGACCGGGTGCCGGCGGGCTCATCGGACCACGTGAGGTGCGGGGAGACGTTCTGCGCTCGCTTGCCGCACTTCTCGGGGATCTCCTGGCCCTCGGCGAAGGTGGACGAGGTGAGCTTCATCGGTTCTCCCGGAGTCAGTGGCGAGTCGCCGGGTCGTGGATCGGCGACCATCTCATCTTGGCCCCTCAGCGGTGCGTGGGCCACCTGGCGCGGGGGTGCAGGAGAGTGGCCTCCACCTGCGAATACGTGCGGGCCTGCGTTACCCCCCGCATCCACGAAGGTAAGAGGACAGTGAGGCAGAGTCGGCTGCGACTCCCTCAGCCCCGGGCTAGCAGCTCATCCTGCGCGTCGGTGTTTGAGCAAGGCCGATCGGCGCGGGGGACTCGCAATTGCGTCGTGCGCTCAGCCCGCGCGCGACTACAGTGTGCTGATAGGCGTGAACTTACCGCGTTCAGGCAATAGAAACTTCATGAATTCGACTTCACTGGCAGTGCCACGCTTCGTGTAAGTGCGTGATTCGACGACGAACCAAGTGGAATTGACGTCCGATATGTCGTTGACTGTTCGCGCGATCCTCAGGTCGCTGCGGTCGCCACCATAGGCCTTGAGGTACTCCTCCATCTTGAGGAATTTCTCCTCCACGTTGACTGGCGAAAAGGCTGGGCCCGTCTTGTCAGTTATGTCGGCGGCGGGAGTTCCGGCATAAACCCGATTCTCTTTCATGTCTCGGGTGACCACGCTACCAACCATGGCAACAGAGCGGTCTTCGGCGGTAATTGGGGACACTATGCAGTGCCCAACAAACCAGACATCCTTGCCGATGCGCAAAGGCTTCTCGGACAAGAAGCGGCAGCCTTCTAGGGTGTCGCCATACTTGATATGGCTCCATAGCTGGGAGTGAGCGCCAATGCCACAGTTGTCCCCAATCGTGACCCCACCGATGGAGTCGATGATGGTGAACTGCCCGATCCACGCGTTGTGTCCGATGAGGCAAGGACTGTATCCATGAACGTTGGTGTCATGATGAATTTTGCCGTAGTCACCCAAGGAAAACTCTGGGCAACGGATTTGGACGCGCTCGCCGATATAGCAGTTGTCTCCAATTGTCACCACGTCTGCGGGCCCTCCATCCGCGCCGCAGATGACCGCAGACGGATCGATGAACGTTCCCTTGCCAATCGTGAGTTTGTTGGCCTTGATATTGTGCATCGTCGAGCCTCCCGTGATACTTCTCGTCCATGTGCGCAGTGAGGTTGATAGATCTATTGAGGTCGGTGCCCTGGCCTTCTCGGATGTTCTTTAAGTCACACGATGTCCGGTGACGATCTGGCGTCACCCATGGATCGGCACAAAGCTAGAAATTGCCGAGACGACGCGGTCGAGGTCCGACTCGGTGAGGTTGGCGTGGAGCGGGAGCCGGACGAGGCGGTGCGCGCGGTCGTCGGCGACGTCGCACGGGAAGGGGGTGCGGCCGAGGGCCTTGCCCGCCGGCGAGGCGTGCAGCGGCTGGTAGTGGAACGGGGCGACGATGCTCTCGGCAGCGAGGCTCGCGATGAAGGCCTGCTGGTCCTCGTGCGTCGGCAGGAGCAGGTAGTAGAGGTGCGCCGGGTGCTGCCGGCGCTCGGGAACGGTCATCAGGGAGACGCCGTGGTCGGCGGCCCACGCCTTGAGGTCCGTGGCGTAACGGTCCCAGACGGCGTGGCGCTTGCCCTGGATCTCCGAGTAGTGCTCGAACTGCGCCATGAGCACGGCTGCTTGCAGCTCGCTGGGCAGGTAGGAGGAGCCCTGGTCGACCCAGGTGTACTTGTCGACCTGGCCGCGCAGGAACTGCGAGCGGTTGGTGCCCTTCTCGCGGATGATCTCCGCGCGGCTGAGCAGCGACGCGTCGTTGATCAGCAGCGCGCCACCCTCGCCGCACGTGAAGTTCTTCGTGTCGTGCCAGCTCTGCGCCCCGAAGGTGCCGAAGGTGCCGAGGTGCTGCCCGTCGTAGTACGCGCCGAGACCGTGCGCGTTGTCCTCGACGATGGCGACGTCGTTGGCTGCTGCGAGCTCGGTGAGTCGGTCGAGGTCGGCCGCGACTCCGCCGTAGTGGACGACGAAGATGGCCCTGGTCCGGTCGGTGAGGGCCGCGGCGGTGGCGTCGATGTCGAGGTTGAGGGTCTCGGGGAGGACGTCGACGAAGACCGGAGTGGCGCCCCGCAGGGCGATGGCGGTCGCGGTCGACGGGAAGGTGAACGTCGGCACGATGACCTCGTCACCGGGGCCCAGGCCGAGCGCGACCGCTGCGAGCTCCAGGGCGTGGGTCCCGCTCGTCGTGAGCAGCGTCGACGTGGCCCCCGTCAGCTCGGTGAGAAAGTCACTGGCCCGCTTGGTGAACTGTCCGTCCCCGTGCCAGACGCTGGACTTCAGAGCCTCAGCGATGTAGGGCTCCTCGAGCCCGGTGCGGTATGGCGTGGAGAAGGAGATCTGGCGCACGCCCCGTAGCATCCCACGAACGCTGTGGTTAGCCTAACGACCGTGAATCGCTGGTTGTCGTCCTCGAAGCTGTCCTCGACGCTGCGCTGGACACACCAGCCGGCGCGGTATCTCGTCGTCGCCGGGACGACGAGCCTGGTGTATCTCGGGCTGGTCGCAGGGGGCCTCGCGCTCGGGCTGCACTACATCGCGGCCATCCTCGTGGCCCAGGTCATCACGATCTCCTTCGCCTTCCCCGCGTACCGGCACTGGGTCTTCGCCCCGGGCGCCGAGTGGACCAAGGACCTGGCGCGCTTCGTGTCGGTGTGGTCCTCGGGCGCCGTTGCCGGGCTGGTGATGACGCCGCTGCTCGTCGAGCTCGCTGGGTGGCCGCCGATGCTGGCCCAGGTGGTCGCGCTGGTCGTCGTGTCGGTCGGCTCCTACCTCAGCCACCGGTTCTTCACCTTCCGGCACGTCTCGCCCTGAGGGGCGCTGGAGCGGGTGTCGCCGCGGGTGTGCGGGCGGGTGACCGGAGGGTGTGGTGACTGGGCATACTGACGACGTGAAGATCTCGGTCGTCGTCCCCTGTTATCGGTCCCGAGCCACGCTTCCGGAGCTGGTGCGGCGCCTGCACGAGAGCCTCCCGGCCATCGCGGACGCCTTCGAGATCATCCTCGTCGTGGACGGCTCCCCGGACGACACCTATGCCGTCGCCCGCGGCCTCGAGCGCGACAACCCGGCCACGATGCGGACGGTGCTCCTGCGCCGCAACTACGGGCAGCACAACGCCCTGCTCGCCGGGATCATGCGGGCCAAGCACCCGATCACGGTGACCATGGACGACGACCTCCAGCACCGTCCCGAGGAGGTCGGCACGCTCGTCGCGGCCCTCGACGACCCGCTGGTCGACCTCGCCTACGGCGTGGCCGCCGAGGAGGAGCACGGGTTCACCCGCTCGTTCGCCTCGCGGATCGTCAAGGCGGGGCTGGCGGCGTCGGGGGTGCCCAACGCGAAGGACGTCAGCGCCTTCCGGGCGTTCCGGACTGATCTCCGGGAGGGGTTCGAGCACGTCGCCGACCCCTTCGCCTCGCTCGACGTGCTGCTCAGCTGGACGACGAACTCCGTGCGCCGGGTCACCGTGCAGATGGACGAGCGCGAGACGGGCCGGTCGAACTACTCGTTGCGGGGCCTCGCGCGCCATGCGATGAACATGGTCACCGGCTACGGCACCGCCCCGTTGAAGCTCGTCACCTGGATGGGCCTGCTCACCTCGGTGCTCGGGTTTGCCCTGCTCGTCTCGGTCCTCGTCCGGTACTGGGTCGGCGCGGTGGAGGTCGCCGGCTTCACGACGCTGGCCTCGATGCTCGCGATCCTCAGCGGGGCGCTCATGCTGTCGATCGGCATCCTCGGTGAGTACATCGGTCGACTGCATTTCCGGTCCATGCAGAAGCCCACCTTCCTCGTGAAGGAAGACAGCCACCGGTCGTCGACGTGGGGTGAGGTCAAGCCGGTGGAGCTGCACCCCGCTCGGGCGGACGTCGGCCCTGACGAGGTCGCCGAGGCTCTCGAGGAGCGCTACCGCCGCCAGTCCTGAGAGCCCCTCCGGCGGGACGACTCAGTCCGGGTGACCGGGCGAGGCGTCGTACACGTCGGGGATCCCGTCGCGGTCCGAGTCGCGGAGCTCCTGCTCGTGGATGCGTCGGTAGACGCGGTTGCGGAGCCGAAGGACGACCGCCGCGAACAGTGAGGCGATCAGGCTGCCGAAGAGGATCGCGAACTTCACGTGCTCGTCCCGCTCCGAGCCGAGCCCGAAGGCGAGGTCGCCGATGAGCAGGCTGACGGTGAAGCCGACCCCGGCGAGCATCGACAGACCGAGCACGTCTGTCCAGGCGAGGCCGCTGTCGAGTTCGGCACGGGTGAACCGCGACATCGCCCACGTGCTGCCGAAGATGCCGATCGGCTTGCCGAGCACGAGCCCGACGATGACCCCGAGGGCCGCCGGGTCGGAGAGCGCCGCGGAGAAGCCGCCGCCGATCACGGTGACGCCGGCCGCGAAGAACGCGAAGACGGGCACCGCGAACCCGGCGGAGAACGGCCGGATCTTGTGCTCGATCCGCTCCGCGAGCGAGTGCCGGTCCGGGTCGTCCTCGATCGCCCGGTTCACCGGCACGAGGAGTCCGAGCAGCACACCGGCGACCGTGGCGTGGATGCCGCTGGAGTGCACGAACCCCCACGCGAGAATCCCCGGGATGGCGAGGACGAACGGGTTGGTGATCTTGCGCTGCAGCAGGAACCGCCAGGCGGCGAGCGGGACGATCGCCGCGGCGAGCCAGAGCAGGTTGAGCGACTGTGTGTAGAAGATCGCGATGATCGTGATCGCGATGAGGTCGTCGACGACCGCGAGGGTCAGCAGGAAGGACCGGAGCGCGCTCGGCAGGTGGGTGCCGATGACAGCGAGGACCGCGAGCGCGAACGCGATGTCCGTGGCCGTCGGGATCGCCCAACCACGGAGTATGCCGCTGAGCTGGGTCGCGTCGTCACCGCTCGCCACCAGCGTGGCCGTGATGACGAACAGGATCGCAGGTACTGCGACGCCGGCGGCCGCGGCGACGATGGGCAGCGCCGCCTTGCGGCGGTCGGCGAGGTCGCCCGCGACGAACTCGCGCTTCAGCTCGATGCCGGCGACGAGGAAGAAGACCGCGAGGAGCCCGTCCGCAGCCCACTCCCCGAGCGAGAGGTCCAGGTGCAGGGACTGCGGGCCGACCGTGGTGTCCCTCAGCGCCGAGTAGGCCTCCCGCCACGGCGAGTTCGCCCAGACGATCGCTGCCACCGCAGCGATGAGCAGGAGAGTGCCTCCGACGGTCTCCTGCCGCAGGATGTCTGCGACGTAGCGGGACTCACGCCAGGATCCTCGTCCGAGGAGCCGGCTGGTCGGGCGGGGCGGGAGTGTCATGTCGTCCTCATGGGCAGATGGGTCATCGGACGCCGACCAGACTTCCCGGCACACCATGGCTCACGGATCATCGGAAGCCGCAGCCAGTCTACCGACGCACCCTTCGAGGGCGTGTGACGCCCGTCACCCGGACACTGTCCGGCAATTTCTTCGATTCTCGGGACAGGGGTGCGATCCGGGACATACGTTCCTCGCCGTAGGGCGACACATCGGGTGGGCCCTTCAGTCTTGTGGAGGAAACATGACCAAGCTTGCTGCCAAGCTGCAGACCCTTCGCTCTCGTGAAGAGGGCGCCACCGCCGTCGAGTACGGCCTCATGGTCGCTCTCATCGCCGTCGCCATTATGGTGACGGTCGGCCTTCTCGGCGATGCCCTCGACGGCCTGTTCGCGCGGGTCTTGGCGGCGGTAAACGCCGCCTGAGTGGTGGATGGGTAGCGCCTTCAGCAAGTGTGTCGATCGAAGCGCTACCCAACACCCCGCTCCAACGAGGAAACCCGAGGGGATATGGCGCTGACGACCCGTGCAAGTTTCTTAAGACAGAGGATTGTTGAAGGGTTCGAAGGGACGACCGAAGGGTCCGAGCGGGGGGCTTCAGCGGTCGAATTCGCTTTGGTCCTTCCCTTGCTCTTCCTCATCTTGGCGGGGATCGTGGACTTCGGGCGATTCATGTTCACCGCCTCTACGCTGACCAATGCCGCGCGGGAGGGAGCTCGTGTCGCAGTCGTCAGCGATCCCTACAGCGGCGCTGCAGTGACCACGCGAGCGAGGGCGGCCTCACAGGGCATGGACCCGGAACTGGTCAATGTAATCCCCCCTGCAGCATGTCCAGCAGATAGCGACATCGTTGTGCGCGTTACCTATCCGTTTGAGTGGATCATTCTGGGGCCGGCAGTGAGTCTATTCGGTGGGCCTGGCCCTACTGACGGCATTGAGGCGTCGGCCTCAATGCGTTGTGGAGGTTGAGTTGCCTAAGAACGTCCACCCTGAGCGGGGCGGAGTCGCAGTCATCGCTGCGGTCGTGGTTGCCTTCGTGATGCTCGGCGCTTTGGCGATCAGCGTCGACGTTGGATTCTTCAAACTGGAGCGAGGTCAACTTCAAAATGCGGCCGATGCCACCGCCCTCGCCTTGGCTCAGGAATGTGCGTCTGGCGATGACTGTGGCCCAGCGGAGGTGGACGAGGTCGCCAACCTCCTAGGGGACAATTCATGGACCGATGGGGAGACTCGGTACGACACCAATCCTGGTCGTCCCGACGGGGCGTGTGGTCGGGGCGTCGGCCTTCCGGGCTGCGCGACAGTACTTAGTCTTGACAACTTGGCGCAGTGCCCACCCCTGCCAAACTGGCTCACATTCGGGGCCGGGGCGAACATTCCCTATGTCGAGACGTATACAAATACACGAACGCGAGACGGTGGAGACGGCCTCCTTCCTTGGTTTGGAGAAGCTGACGCGGAGGTGACACAAAGCACCTGCGCGCGTGCGGCTTGGGGACCGCCCGCCGGGACCGGTCCAACGCTTCCCCTAACAATGAATCTCTGCGACTGGAATACCACAACCGAAAACGGGACTAAGTTCGCCCCTCCACCTCAATACAGCACGTCACCAGGGACGTCTCCGCTCGAGGAGGTTCCAAGCGAAGTTCTTGCCCACGTCGTTGGTCTTTTCACGCACGATTCGAAAGGGACAAAATGTTCCGGGTCGCCGGGCCAGGAGTATCCGGGCGGGTTTGCATGGCTTGACCCTGAGGGCGACTGCGTAGCTGACATCGACGACAACTCAATTGTTCCGGGTGACACGGGAGCGCCTCCGCCGGGAAATTGCAAGGACTTGCTGCAGACCTACCTCGGGTCTGAAGTATTAGTCCCAATCTTTGACTCTGTCAGTGGTACGGGCGCCAACGGCGAGTTCCACATATCCGGCGTTGCATCCTTCTATTTGGCGGGTTTCGGCAACGTTCCATCGGCGCAGCCAAGCAAGAGCACAGCGGTTTATGTAGAACCAAGCACCATTTGTGCAAACCCCTGCAATTCCTCGTCCACGTATGTTTGGGGTTGGTTCACTTCCGGCCTAGCCAAGGCCGGGTCGGGAGGCGTCGGTAGCGGCCCATCCCGCGGCGTTACGGTCGTGGTCCCCGCGGGCTGAATTGAACACTGCTGATCATCGTAACGTGAGGGATTTGAATGAACCGCCGACTCGTCGCAGTCTTGCTCGCCGTCTTGCTCGCCATTGCCGGTGCTTTACTCGTTGTCAACTATGTGCGGGGCGCCGACGCGCGGGCGATCGCTGATCAGCAGCCGGCCAAGGTCTACCTGGCTGAGAAGCTGATCCCAGCAGGCACAACGCTCAAGGATGCCCAGCGCACGGAGCTCATCGTGGAGACGCGCGTGGCTACCGTCGCCCGACCCCAAGGGGCGCTCGACGACATCAACCCGGAAAACAGCGCTCTCCTCGCACTTTCGGACATTCAGCCCGGCGAGTTCGTCATGGCCTCCCGTTTTGGAACACGCCCAGTCGGCGAGAAGGCCATCGAGGTGCCCGCAGGCATGCTCGCGATGTCGGTTGAACTCTCCGACCCTGCCCGAATCGGAAAGTTCGTGACGCCGGGAAGCGACATCGCGATCTTTGCGACTCACGGCATGAAGCTGATAGGGGAGGACGATGCGACCAAGGCCTTCAATGAACTGAACTTGAAAGGCACGACAGTGCTTCTGGACAAGGTTCAGGTCATCGCCATGGGCGATACGCCCTTGGCCGCCCCAAAGAAGGCCGAGGCAGGCAAGGCGGACGAACAGACGCCAAGTTTCTTGGTAACGGTCGCCGTCACACCGGAGCAGTCCCTGCGGCTGGCGCACGGCATCAACGAGTACACGCTGTATGCCGGTTTGCGCGGTTCGGACGTCAAGATTCCCGCGGATGGCCACACCGATGACAGCGATATCTTCAGTTACGACATGAGGCAGCTGCTCAAGCAGGTGCGCCGGTGACCATTTTGTGGGATTTGGATCCCCGCGCTCCCCAGACCTACGGGTTTGCGCTAGGTCCCGACGCGCTGCAGATGCACGCGGCCGGTCAGGTCGGTAAGGCCCTACAAGAGGGCAAACACGCCCTCGTAGTCATAGGTCCGGACATTGCTCTGGACGCAGCCTGTTCGCTGGCGGAGCTCGAGCGCGTCGACCGGCCGGAGCTCGGGGTGATCCTTCTCAGACATCGCGTGGATGTCACGACGCTAGCCCAAGCCCTTCGCTCCGGTGTGCGGGAGGTCGTGCAAGCCGGCGACCAAACCTCGCTCAGTGATGCCATCAAACGGAGCTTGGAGCTAACAGCCCAGCTGTCCGGCCATGCACACGGGCCAAGTGCAGGCGCGGGTAAGGTCATCACTATCTTTTCGGCAAAGGGAGGCGTCGGTAAGACCACGCTGGCCACGAATCTTGCGGCCTATCTTGCCTCGACCGGGGCGGAGACGCTGCTTATCGACCTTGACCTCATGTTCGGCGATGTCGCGATCAGCCTCCAAGTAGTCCCCGCCCACGACATCGGTCACCTGATCAGCATGCGGGGCCATCTCGATGAACAAGGTGTGCATTCCGTGGTGAGTCGGCACGAGGACAGCGGCCTTGCTGTCATCGCCGCTCCCTCGGACCCTGAAGTAGCCGACCGCGTTCCGGCAGCGGTTGTCGAAGAGCTCCTCCGCGTCGCCCGGGGAATGTTCGCCTATGTCATTGTCGACACCCCTCCGAACCTGACCGAGCACGTCCTTACGGCATGCGACCTCAGCGATCTGACCATGCTGGTGGCTACCCTGGACATCCCTGCGGTCAAGAACCTACGGGTTGCCATGAACGCCTTGGACACTCTCGGGGCGTCCAAGGACGGGCGTGTCATCGTGTTGAACCGATCCGACGCGAAGGTTGGGCTCAAGGCCGACGACGTGGAGGTGGCACTGCAACATGAGATCCGTGGGCAGGTGCCGACAAGCCAGTCGGTGCCGTCCTCCGTCAACCGAGGGGTGGCCCTCGTCCTCGACGAACCGCGGTCTCCGGTCGCCGTCGCGATTCGGGAGATCGCTGACCGGGAGATCCGTTCTCGATTTGGCGAGCAGGTCGAGAACGGGTCGAGACGCGGATTCGCATTGTTGAGGAGCCGGAAGTGAGCAGTCTCGCCGACCGTCTGGAAGCAGCCCGCCGTGCGCAGGTCTTCACTGTGCAGGACCAAGGGCCCGCCTTCGAGTCCGAGCGGGCACAACGTCGCGCACGTCGCGGTGTTGATCCGTTTGCCGGAGTCAAGGACCGCGTGCATCAAGCGCTGGTGGACTCTTTGGGGCCGCGCCTCTACGATCCGCACCTGTCCGAAGCAGAGCTCGCGTCCCAGGTCCGGGTGACCCTTCAGGATGTCATCGACTCAGAGCAGACCCCCCTCTCCTTGGCCGACCGAACCCGCATTGCCCAAGACGTCTCGGACGACATCCTCGGACATGGTCCTCTCGAACCGTTCCTCCGGGACCAGGACGTCACGGAAATCATGGTCAACGGTCCGGACGACATCTTCATCGAGCGGGAAGGAAAGATCTTCCCGGTCGACGCGCGGTTTTCCGACGATGCGCACCTGCGTCGCACGATCGACAAGATTGTCTCGCGAGTTGGTCGGCGCGTTGATGAGTCGAGCCCAATGGTCGATGCCCGCCTCCCTGATGGGTCACGCGTGAACGCAGTCCTCCCACCCATCGCGCTCGACGGCTCAATACTCACCATCCGCAAGTTCGCAGCTGACCCTTTCACCGACCGCGACCTCATCTCCTTCGGAACCATGTCCCCCCCAGTCAGGGACTTCTTGGAGGCATGCGTTCGCGGTCGGAGAAACATTGTCATCTCAGGCGGAACTGGCTCGGGAAAGACGACAACCCTCAACGTCCTGAGTTCCTTCTTACCGGACGACGAGCGCATCATCACCATCGAAGACGCGGCAGAACTGCAGCTGCATCAAGATCACGTGCTCCGGCTGGAGTCGCGGCCACCGAACATCGAGGGTAGAGGCGCCATCGCGATTCGCGAGCTGGTGCGCAACTCGCTGCGTATGCGTCCAGACCGCATCATCGTGGGTGAGGTGCGCGACGGCGCCGCGCTGGACATGCTCCAAGCCATGAATACCGGCCATGATGGTTCTCTTACGACCGTTCACGCGAACAGCCCGCGCGACAGTCTCTCTCGGCTGGAGACGATGGTGCTCATGGCGGGCGTGGAACTGCCGGTCCGGGCAATCCGAGAACAAGTCGCCAGTGCCATCGACCTGATTGTCCAGCAAAGCCGCCTGAAGGATGGGTCTCGACGCATCGTGGCCATCACTGAGGTTGTCGGTATGGAATCGGACATCGTCACGCTCCAAGACATCTACACGTTCGACTACTCCGCGGGTCGCGATGAGTCCGGCAGATACCGGGGACAACTGGTTCCGACCGGGATCCGGCCGAAGTTCACCACCGACTTGGCCGACGTAGGGGTCGAGCTGCCGAACCACCTCTTTGCGAGGTTCGGACTGTGACCCGTTCGCTCCGCAGGCTCTGGATTGGGCTGGCCGCGCTTCTCCTGCTCCTGTTTCTGGCTCGACCAGCGGCGGCGGCATCCATTGACGCAGTCATGAGTGACGTCAAGTCCTCTTCAGGCACAGTCACCGGGGTTCTCACAGTCAGGAGCGCCAACCCCGTCCAAGTGGACCCGGGGAGTGTGAAGGCATCCGTGGATGGAGTGATCGTCAAATCCTTCGTCTCCGAAATGACGCACACAAAGCGCACGGCGATGCTCGTCATAGACACCAGCGGGTCGATGGGGACGGACGGCATGGCCACCGTTCGTGCCGCAACTCGCGCCTACCTCAAGGAGGCCCCCGAAGACGTCTTGATCGGGGTCGTCACCTTTGCCAACACCGCCGGCGTCGACCTCAAACCCACTGTTGATCGTGCGGCCGCGCAGCGAGTCGTAAATGGCTTGGACGCCCGCGGAGATACGAGCCTGTATGCGGCAGTCCGTTCGGCGGCGCGCGCCATGCCCGGTGATGGAGATCGAAGCATGGTCTTGCTGAGCGACGGCGCAGATACGGTGAGCGACGACCGGCAGGGTGATCTCGCTGAAGCGAACAGAGAGTTGAAGCGGCGCGGTGTCCGAGTGGATGTCGTGCGTTTCAACACTGATGACCCGGATGCCGTCGTCGCACTCCGGAGCTTCGCCAGTGCGAGCGGCGGCTCGGTCATCCCGGCCACCAACGCATCGGACGTGGGAGCTGCGTTCAAGTCGGCGGCTCGCGCCCTCAGGTCCCAAGCCCAGTTCACCTTGACGCCCAGTTCCCCTCTCCAGGGCAACCA is a genomic window containing:
- a CDS encoding alpha/beta fold hydrolase, translating into MPVDAAFVEIDGPWQHRHVAANGARFHVAELGDGPLVLMLHGYPQFWYTWRHQMVSLAEAGYRVAAMDLRGYGGSDKPPRGYDTYTATLDAASVIRALGEAEATIVGQGLGGWIAWAMPALRPDETTAVASLSMPHPRVMRRASWLNRKQRAASSWIVSLQRPFGPERAMTRSHDYVGGLLRDWSAPGGDFPTPEDVARYGDAMMIPFVAHSAAEHYRWLGRSQLRPDGPFFMRRIRHAIHVPVLELHGADDGCVLVSSIRGSEKYAAGDFRSVTIPRAGHFLTEEAPDAVSAELLRWLKSVR
- a CDS encoding phage holin family protein, translating into MSTDPRQERTLGQLVAAATQDMSTLVRGEIALAKAEVSGQLKKAGKGGGLLAAAAVLGFYAVYFVFTTLVEVLDIWLPRWAAWLIITVLMLLVAGILAMAGIRKMKTVEPTPKKAVAEAQQTVAALKAATANPGTMAAAPRPEWDRPSTATLPSGTPVTAASDGTRSDTTNP
- a CDS encoding YbhB/YbcL family Raf kinase inhibitor-like protein; translated protein: MKLTSSTFAEGQEIPEKCGKRAQNVSPHLTWSDEPAGTRSFALTVVDWHPVARGYVHWMVCDIRPTTTTFMEGAAARGLPEGTRQVRAYAGPFPPSGTHDYVFTLHALDIAAPNIPPGATLDEFNAAVSSHTLATATLTGHFTRR
- the rffA gene encoding dTDP-4-amino-4,6-dideoxygalactose transaminase yields the protein MRQISFSTPYRTGLEEPYIAEALKSSVWHGDGQFTKRASDFLTELTGATSTLLTTSGTHALELAAVALGLGPGDEVIVPTFTFPSTATAIALRGATPVFVDVLPETLNLDIDATAAALTDRTRAIFVVHYGGVAADLDRLTELAAANDVAIVEDNAHGLGAYYDGQHLGTFGTFGAQSWHDTKNFTCGEGGALLINDASLLSRAEIIREKGTNRSQFLRGQVDKYTWVDQGSSYLPSELQAAVLMAQFEHYSEIQGKRHAVWDRYATDLKAWAADHGVSLMTVPERRQHPAHLYYLLLPTHEDQQAFIASLAAESIVAPFHYQPLHASPAGKALGRTPFPCDVADDRAHRLVRLPLHANLTESDLDRVVSAISSFVPIHG
- a CDS encoding GtrA family protein; amino-acid sequence: MNRWLSSSKLSSTLRWTHQPARYLVVAGTTSLVYLGLVAGGLALGLHYIAAILVAQVITISFAFPAYRHWVFAPGAEWTKDLARFVSVWSSGAVAGLVMTPLLVELAGWPPMLAQVVALVVVSVGSYLSHRFFTFRHVSP
- a CDS encoding glycosyltransferase family 2 protein, which encodes MKISVVVPCYRSRATLPELVRRLHESLPAIADAFEIILVVDGSPDDTYAVARGLERDNPATMRTVLLRRNYGQHNALLAGIMRAKHPITVTMDDDLQHRPEEVGTLVAALDDPLVDLAYGVAAEEEHGFTRSFASRIVKAGLAASGVPNAKDVSAFRAFRTDLREGFEHVADPFASLDVLLSWTTNSVRRVTVQMDERETGRSNYSLRGLARHAMNMVTGYGTAPLKLVTWMGLLTSVLGFALLVSVLVRYWVGAVEVAGFTTLASMLAILSGALMLSIGILGEYIGRLHFRSMQKPTFLVKEDSHRSSTWGEVKPVELHPARADVGPDEVAEALEERYRRQS
- the nhaA gene encoding Na+/H+ antiporter NhaA, whose protein sequence is MTLPPRPTSRLLGRGSWRESRYVADILRQETVGGTLLLIAAVAAIVWANSPWREAYSALRDTTVGPQSLHLDLSLGEWAADGLLAVFFLVAGIELKREFVAGDLADRRKAALPIVAAAAGVAVPAILFVITATLVASGDDATQLSGILRGWAIPTATDIAFALAVLAVIGTHLPSALRSFLLTLAVVDDLIAITIIAIFYTQSLNLLWLAAAIVPLAAWRFLLQRKITNPFVLAIPGILAWGFVHSSGIHATVAGVLLGLLVPVNRAIEDDPDRHSLAERIEHKIRPFSAGFAVPVFAFFAAGVTVIGGGFSAALSDPAALGVIVGLVLGKPIGIFGSTWAMSRFTRAELDSGLAWTDVLGLSMLAGVGFTVSLLIGDLAFGLGSERDEHVKFAILFGSLIASLFAAVVLRLRNRVYRRIHEQELRDSDRDGIPDVYDASPGHPD
- a CDS encoding Flp family type IVb pilin, translating into MTKLAAKLQTLRSREEGATAVEYGLMVALIAVAIMVTVGLLGDALDGLFARVLAAVNAA
- a CDS encoding TadE family protein, whose amino-acid sequence is MALTTRASFLRQRIVEGFEGTTEGSERGASAVEFALVLPLLFLILAGIVDFGRFMFTASTLTNAAREGARVAVVSDPYSGAAVTTRARAASQGMDPELVNVIPPAACPADSDIVVRVTYPFEWIILGPAVSLFGGPGPTDGIEASASMRCGG